A part of Paenibacillus sp. sptzw28 genomic DNA contains:
- a CDS encoding proline--tRNA ligase — MRQSTLFLSTLRDAPSDAEVISHKLMLRAGFIRQLAAGIYTYLPLGWRVLRKIEQIVREEMDRAGAQELLMPALQPAEFWKESGRYSVYGPELIRLKDRHDREFALGPTHEEVITTLVKNEISSYRRLPVTLYQIQTKFRDERRPRFGLLRGREFLMKDAYSFDATWEGLDQSYWNMYEAYRRIFDRCNINFRAVEADAGAIGGEGGTHEFMVLADIGEDTIATCSHCDYAANLEKAQSASVKITSTEVKADKLEKIHTPGVRTIGQLTKHLQTEPQDIIKTLIYVADDRPLAVVIRGDHEVNEIKLKNYLEAENIELADAQSSAASTGVPVGFIGPVGIEIPILVDTAVGQMQSGIAGANETDYHFRNVVPGRDFTVERTGDFRNAIEGEACSRCSEGVLQFFKGIEVGHVFKLGTKYSETLGARYLDASGREQTMIMGCYGIGVSRILSAIVEQSHDERGIIWAPAIAPYHVHIIPVSIKDESQTRIAEELYDRLRNHGLEVLIDDRDERPGVKFNDSDLIGIPFRIVVGKHAESGKVEYIERKNNEKQVMTVDDVFSRIFEEVRLSS, encoded by the coding sequence CAGATCGTTCGCGAAGAAATGGACCGTGCGGGTGCACAAGAGTTGTTAATGCCGGCTTTGCAGCCCGCTGAGTTCTGGAAAGAATCCGGGCGTTATAGTGTTTATGGACCTGAATTAATCCGGTTAAAGGACCGTCATGATCGTGAGTTTGCATTAGGTCCTACTCACGAAGAGGTAATCACGACCCTTGTCAAAAACGAAATCAGTTCCTATCGAAGATTGCCGGTTACCTTGTATCAAATTCAAACGAAGTTTCGTGACGAACGGCGTCCACGTTTTGGGCTATTGCGCGGCAGGGAATTTCTTATGAAAGATGCATATTCGTTTGATGCAACTTGGGAAGGCCTAGACCAATCCTACTGGAACATGTATGAAGCCTACAGGCGGATTTTTGATCGTTGCAATATAAACTTCAGAGCTGTGGAAGCTGATGCTGGAGCAATTGGCGGTGAAGGCGGAACACACGAATTTATGGTACTGGCCGATATTGGGGAGGATACAATCGCCACTTGCTCCCATTGTGATTATGCGGCGAATCTGGAGAAAGCTCAGTCTGCCTCGGTAAAAATAACGAGCACCGAAGTAAAAGCTGATAAGCTTGAAAAGATCCACACGCCAGGCGTTCGCACAATCGGTCAGCTTACCAAACATCTACAAACTGAGCCGCAGGACATTATCAAAACGCTCATCTATGTGGCGGATGATAGGCCATTAGCAGTAGTGATTCGAGGCGATCATGAAGTAAATGAAATTAAACTGAAGAATTATCTGGAAGCTGAAAACATCGAACTGGCAGATGCTCAATCGTCCGCAGCATCCACCGGGGTGCCAGTTGGTTTTATAGGACCGGTTGGAATCGAAATCCCTATTCTTGTTGATACAGCCGTTGGCCAAATGCAATCTGGTATCGCTGGTGCAAACGAAACCGATTATCATTTCAGAAACGTCGTTCCAGGCAGGGATTTTACAGTTGAGCGCACAGGCGATTTTCGGAATGCTATAGAAGGTGAAGCGTGTTCGCGCTGCAGCGAGGGCGTGCTCCAATTCTTCAAGGGCATCGAAGTAGGTCATGTTTTTAAGCTCGGTACAAAATATAGTGAAACATTAGGCGCGCGCTATCTGGATGCCAGCGGAAGAGAACAAACAATGATTATGGGTTGCTACGGCATTGGCGTTTCTCGGATATTATCAGCAATCGTGGAACAAAGTCACGATGAGAGGGGGATAATTTGGGCTCCGGCAATCGCCCCCTATCATGTTCATATCATTCCAGTATCGATAAAAGATGAATCGCAGACGCGGATAGCTGAAGAGTTGTATGATCGTTTGCGAAATCACGGACTTGAAGTGCTAATCGATGACAGAGACGAACGTCCCGGTGTCAAATTTAACGACTCCGATCTCATTGGTATTCCGTTTCGGATCGTCGTCGGCAAACATGCAGAAAGCGGAAAAGTCGAATACATTGAGCGCAAGAACAACGAAAAGCAAGTTATGACAGTGGATGATGTATTTTCTCGTATTTTTGAGGAGGTAAGACTGTCCAGTTAA